One Solanum pennellii chromosome 9, SPENNV200 DNA segment encodes these proteins:
- the LOC107030197 gene encoding uncharacterized protein LOC107030197 has product MSPRRANSRNGNAKNSNASPPLLDQEVSNADFRNTIQMVGNVAYELEFPGELAVVHPIFHISLLKKCIGDPASVVPFHSVAVKDNLYFKDVPAEINDYHVLKVEKQRSLFSQGSVEELATWEAEAAMKAEYPHLFPSNSTSY; this is encoded by the exons ATGtctcctcgtagagctaattCCAGGAATGGGAATGCCAAGAATTCAAATGCATCTCCTCCATTGCtagatcaggaagtctccaatgctgacTTCAGGAACACCAttcagat ggttggcaatgtggcatatgagttagagttccCAGGAGAACTAGCAGTAGTGCATCCAAtattccacatctcactcttgaagaagtgtataGGTGACCCAGCCTCTGTAGTGCCATTCCATAGTGTGGCGGTTAAGGATAATCTTTATTTTAAGGATGTACCAGCTGAGATTAATGACTATCACGTTttgaaggttgagaaacaaagaagtctgTTCAGCCAAGGTTCTGTGGAGGAGttagctacttgggaagcagaagcagccatgaaagccgaGTATCCTCACCTTTTTCCTTCTAATTCCACTTCATATTGA